From a region of the Kwoniella mangroviensis CBS 8507 chromosome 1 map unlocalized Ctg01, whole genome shotgun sequence genome:
- a CDS encoding histone chaperone ASF1, giving the protein MNISPRHAGCHGIDRVLPLLDGPPVASSLSPPSSRQFLPFPLKPIFSFQQVSLSTHHISLNDHKKKVQQTPYIIHPPENLSCSRARENTLQNGESDHLLVAFLGQNEADNISILLPYIVYQLVNNPAKFDDPYHFRIKFEAIAPLEEDLDWRLIYVGSAKSEEFDQELDNCSVGPIPAGINAFDFQAPAPQHHLLPSTETEEILGVTVIIITASYKEKEFVRVGYYVNTYYEEEEWKENPPPTVQWDKLFRNVLIEKPKVTRFQNPWDTATQASPFDSSSFSNGNGSAQQQLPPSGGNGNFETFSAPLPPPVQKAAAVGSSGVGEDIEMS; this is encoded by the exons ATGAACATTAGTCCACGTCATGCTGGATGTCATGGGATTGATCGCGTCTTGCCGCTGTTAGATGGCCCACCAGTCGCgtcttctctctctcctccttcatctcgacaatttcttcccttccctctcaagCCAATCTTCTCATTCCAACAAGTCTCATTATCTACCCACCACATCTCTCTGAACGACCACAAAAAGAAAGTACAACAAACCCCGTATATTATACATCCACCTGAGAATCTGTCTTGTTCGAGAGCAAGGGAGAACACGCTTCAAAATGGCGAGTCAGATCACCTTCTAGTCGCCTTCCTTGGACagaatgaagctgacaaCATTTCCATCTTGCTTCCTTATATAGTCTATC AATTAGTGAATAACCCAGCGAAATTTGACGATCCATATCATTTCAGGATCAAGTTCGAGGCTATCGCGCCATTAGAAGAGG ACCTCGATTGGAGATTGATATATGTAGGATCAGCGAAATCGgaagaatttgatcaagaGTTGGACAATTGTTCGG TCGGACCTATACCAGCGGGTATAAATGCCTTTGATTTCCAAGCCCCTGCACCTCAACATCACCTACTCCCATCGACCGAGACAGAAGAGATACTAGGCGTGACGGTCATAATCATAACCGCCTCGtacaaggagaaggaattTGTAAGAGTAGGTTACTACGTGAATACATATtacgaagaggaggaatggaaggaaaATCCACCACCGACGGTACAGTGGGATAAGTTGTTCAGGAATGTGTTGATTGAGAAACCAAAGGTTACTAG ATTCCAGAACCCATGGGATACAGCCACCCAAGCATCCCCTTTcgactcatcctcattctccaaCGGTAATGGTTCTGCCCAGCAACAACTCCCTCCATCAGGTGGTAACGGTAATTTCGAGACATTCTCGGCACCTTTACCACCACCCGTACAAAAAGCCGCGGCGGTCGGTTCCAGTGGTGTTGGTGAAGATATAGAAATGTCGTAG